From the genome of Vicia villosa cultivar HV-30 ecotype Madison, WI linkage group LG2, Vvil1.0, whole genome shotgun sequence, one region includes:
- the LOC131647776 gene encoding uncharacterized protein LOC131647776, with product MVLSAGSFIQVPLLRTTNYKSSPKKSMTITITCANHKSKAKQHDRSRNGGYGPDPHTNSITLQSTKTATTRNLQLDNIYATVALSSVNDQDDSNISPKRIGNIVHHYEI from the exons ATGGTTCTTTCTGCTGGTAGTTTCATACAAGTGCCACTTCTGCGAACTACCAATTATAAATCTTCACCTAAAAAATCTATGACTATTACAAT AACATGTGCTAACCACAAATCTAAAGCAAAACAACATGATAGAAGCAGAAATGGAGGGTATGGACCGGACCCACACACGAATAGTATTACACTCCAAAGCACGAAAACAGCAACAACAAGAAATCTTCAACTTGATAACATTTATGCTACCGTCGCTTTGAGTAGTGTCAATGATCAAGATGATAGCAACATAAGTCCTAAAAGGATTGGCAACATAGTTCATCATTATGAAATATGA